ATCACCAGACGTAGATAGTTGTACGTGAGACGCCAGCGATGATTGTTCCACTCGAGGTGACCCGGGCCATCGACCTTGACTACCTTCTTCAGGATAGTCGGCTGGACGATCTGGCCTGATTCGAAGTCTTCGACAACCATCCCCTCCGACTACTAGTAAAATTACTTATATTTATATAGGTCTCTTTCATCGGCGATTACACACGAGAGCCGTGATTTGATCGTTACAGTGTCTCTTCCTGCCAGTGATCGACGAGCGCCTCGGCAGCTTCGATAGCGGTCGTCCGATCAGGTGCTGGCGAAGAATCGATGATGCGGGTAGCCGATACTACACCCACGGCGTTACGATCGCGGACCACGACGATCCCAAATACGTTGACTTCGTTGTAGATCGCTTCATCGCCGATATCGATCGACTCGCCAGTCGTGAGGAACTCGTCAGCTAATTCTTCAAGCGCCACCTCGAGATCCTCGTCTCCCTCGACTAGGTCTCCGAATGCCGCCTCGAGATCCTCGTCCTCGTCAATGAGCAAGACACCGATCCGCACGAACCGATTCCCGGATTGGAAGCTGCGGCTGTTTTCGGCCTCGTTGTCTATGTCTTCGTTCTCCTCGAACTCGTTCCACTCGGGGCCAAGAATGTCAGCCGGTGGGACGAGTTCCGCTTCGTCGGTGTAGACGTCCTCCTGGCCAGTGACCACGCCAGACGTGGCCACTGCCACCGCTGTTGTACTTCCCGCCACGAGGAATTGCCGCCGCGTGTGGTCGCGTGGCATACGTCGCGCTCCCAGATGTGGCGAAATAAGTATGTTCTAAGTCAGATGCGAGTTTCAAACGAAGCGGTCTTTCTCGAGTTCGAGTTCGTCTTCCAGCAGATTGGCTTTGTCAACCGCCTCGGGGTCACGTGGTTCGAGACGCTTCGCGTCTCGTCACTGAGCGAAGCCGAAGGCGTCGCGAGGTCTGCGAACGCGTTGCGTTCGCCCGATCACGGAAGATCGAAGATCTTCCGAACGACCCCGAGGCTTGTCAGTGGCCTCCCGTTCTACCCGAGTAACTCGGTAGGCGTGAAAGTGCCGTTCACGTTCAACGTCCCTGATTTAAGGGCCAGTTGACCGGTAGCCCATCCATCGCGAGACGTCTGCCTGCGATGGATATACCCACAGTATCGATTCGCAATGTTCTTCGCCGTCGCAAACGCTTCGCGTTTGCTGCCCGTCAGACGCAGTCTGACGACCGCGTTATAATCCGCGTTCACCCCATACCCATACGACTGACACCTCGAACTCCTTGTCGTCGCGGTTGTCCTCGTGGGTGAATGAAACAGGCGATGGTGAACGAAACTGCTTCCACCAGTGTCAAGATCGAACGAACGCACCTACTTCCGCGCGAGCGTGTTCGGTACGGGCTTCAAACTGGTAGCGAGGCGGATTCCCCGCCCGACCGTGCGCGGGGCTGTTGACCTGCATCCGAACTGATCGAGCATACAACTCGAGTGACAGCGGTCACTTGACGTCACTTCGTCGAACTGTCCGGAATCTGGGTATACGATCCGATCATCGCACCGTCGAGGTCGAGTCCGCCGAGGGTGGCACCTTCGTCGATAATCGATCCGCGCACAGTTGTCGCTTCGAGCGTCACGTCCGAAAAGATCACCGCTCGCTCGACGTCGACGTCGACGAGGGTCGTCTCCGGCAGTACGTGAACGTTCGAACCGATCGTGGCGTTCTCGAGGGACGCCGTTTCGTCGATCCGCGATTCGCCGTCGAGGTGCCAGGCGACGGCGTCGAGATAACTCTCCCGGGTGCCGACGTCGAACCAGGCCCCCTCGAAGGTGTACGCGTACGTTGGTTCCCGGGACTGGAGCCACTCGACGAACCGTCCGGGTTCGTCCGGATCGTTCCCCGCCTCGAGATACGTCGAGAGCAAGGACAGCGTCTCTCGAGGAAACGCGTAGCAACCGGTCGAAACGCACGTTCCCGTCGGTTCGGCGGGCTTTTCCCGAAAATCGACCACGCGATCGTCGTCGAGGTCGACGACTCCGTAAGAGGCGGCTCGCTCAGGAGAGTCGACGTCGGAGACGGCGATCGTCGGCGCGTCCGTTCGATCGAAAAAATCGAGAAAGGTCCCGATCTCGAACTCGAAGAGATTGTCGCCGGCGATCACCAACAGGTCGTCGTCGATTCCTTCTCGGTCGATCAGGTCCTCGAGTGCGCCGACGACGCCGAATTTCTCGTCTTCTGCGCGCGTTTCTTCGATCGACAGTCGTGGTTTGTCGTACGCGCTAGCCGCCAGGTGGGCGTCGAAGTCGGCGGCAAACCGCTCGTTCGTACTGACGTACACCGTTTCGATTCGATCGGTTGCCTCGAGTTCGGCGTAGATTCGGTCGACGATGGTCGTCTCTCCGAACGGGAGAAACATCTTCGGTCGGTGTCTCGTGATCGGCCACAGTCGGGTCGCGTAGCCGCCAGCGAGGACGATCGCTTTCATGGTTCAGATCTCCGGAAGGGACGCCGTTCGCATCAACCATCGTGACCGCAGTACGTAGGTGGGGTGGGACTACTGATGCGGCCACACTGGTCGTGTGCATCGGGAACGAACAGAATGCGATTGCCTCCTCGAACGGTCGAGTGCTCGAGTCTCCTGTCCAAATTTCTCGTCACGCGCATCCTGATCGAAGCCTCACGGCTTTAACCCCCACGACCCCGGTGGTAAACCTTTCATCGGGACCAGTCCGACGGGTG
Above is a genomic segment from Natribaculum luteum containing:
- a CDS encoding sugar phosphate nucleotidyltransferase; protein product: MKAIVLAGGYATRLWPITRHRPKMFLPFGETTIVDRIYAELEATDRIETVYVSTNERFAADFDAHLAASAYDKPRLSIEETRAEDEKFGVVGALEDLIDREGIDDDLLVIAGDNLFEFEIGTFLDFFDRTDAPTIAVSDVDSPERAASYGVVDLDDDRVVDFREKPAEPTGTCVSTGCYAFPRETLSLLSTYLEAGNDPDEPGRFVEWLQSREPTYAYTFEGAWFDVGTRESYLDAVAWHLDGESRIDETASLENATIGSNVHVLPETTLVDVDVERAVIFSDVTLEATTVRGSIIDEGATLGGLDLDGAMIGSYTQIPDSSTK